From the genome of Scytonema hofmannii PCC 7110, one region includes:
- the murJ gene encoding murein biosynthesis integral membrane protein MurJ — protein sequence MQRLLDDWKKLTSGSINRKIFGAAVIVGFLTAFVKVASVGKELVIAWRFGTGDEIDAFLIALVIPSFIINVVAASFNAALIPTYIKVREQEGKIAGQKLFSGATVWSLGLLIITTILVVSTAPLYLPLIALGFSSQKLDLTFRLLCALAPIVLLNGMIVIWGAVLNAGERFALAAICPIISPVITVILLVGFKSWGIFALAASLVFGAVVEMVILGVGLHRQGISLLPKWYGFDAHMRLVVNQYAPIVAGSLLICSAGSIDQVMAAMLSPGSVAALNYGNKVIASPISLITTALSTAVIPYFSKMLACQDWKGVNHTLKQYLQLIFLTTVPLTVLLFIFSEVIVQALFQRGSFTVENTQLVAQIQACYSLQLPFYVANILVVRLITSMQKNHILVWISALNTLVNITLNYFFIKWMGIKGIALSTSCIYLCSFLTVLIFALKTIKENQVLQKKSM from the coding sequence ATGCAAAGATTGCTTGATGATTGGAAAAAGCTGACAAGCGGTTCTATCAATCGCAAAATTTTTGGTGCGGCTGTGATTGTTGGATTTTTAACGGCATTCGTCAAAGTGGCGTCTGTAGGTAAAGAATTGGTGATTGCTTGGAGGTTTGGTACAGGAGATGAGATAGATGCATTTTTAATTGCCTTGGTGATTCCCAGTTTTATCATTAACGTAGTAGCTGCCTCTTTTAACGCTGCCCTTATTCCTACCTATATTAAAGTAAGAGAGCAGGAAGGAAAAATAGCAGGTCAAAAATTGTTTTCTGGAGCAACAGTCTGGAGCTTAGGGTTGCTAATAATCACTACCATATTGGTAGTCAGCACTGCACCACTGTATTTGCCATTAATTGCATTAGGGTTTAGTTCCCAAAAGTTAGACCTGACTTTTCGTCTCCTATGTGCCCTCGCACCGATTGTCCTACTGAACGGAATGATCGTCATATGGGGTGCGGTTTTGAATGCAGGAGAACGTTTTGCACTTGCTGCTATATGCCCAATCATCAGTCCAGTTATAACTGTTATTTTGCTTGTTGGTTTTAAGTCATGGGGTATCTTTGCTTTAGCCGCATCACTGGTCTTCGGTGCAGTGGTGGAAATGGTTATTTTAGGAGTTGGTCTGCATCGACAAGGCATTTCATTGCTGCCAAAGTGGTATGGATTTGATGCTCATATGCGCTTGGTTGTTAACCAGTATGCCCCAATTGTTGCAGGATCGTTATTGATATGTAGTGCTGGTTCAATTGACCAAGTTATGGCAGCAATGTTGTCGCCTGGAAGCGTAGCAGCACTAAACTACGGTAACAAAGTGATAGCCTCTCCAATTAGCCTAATCACTACGGCATTAAGCACTGCTGTTATTCCTTATTTTTCAAAAATGCTTGCTTGTCAAGATTGGAAGGGGGTAAATCATACACTTAAGCAATACCTGCAACTCATATTTTTAACTACTGTGCCATTAACAGTGCTTCTATTCATATTTTCTGAAGTGATAGTTCAGGCGCTTTTTCAAAGAGGCTCGTTCACGGTTGAGAACACACAGTTAGTAGCTCAAATTCAAGCTTGTTACAGCTTACAATTACCTTTTTATGTCGCTAATATTTTAGTTGTTAGGTTAATTACATCAATGCAAAAAAATCATATTCTCGTGTGGATTTCTGCATTAAACACTCTCGTCAATATAACCTTAAATTATTTTTTTATAAAATGGATGGGAATAAAAGGAATAGCTTTATCTACGAGTTGTATTTATTTATGTTCTTTTTTAACAGTCCTGATATTTGCGCTTAAAACTATCAAAGAAAATCAGGTATTACAAAAAAAATCTATGTGA
- a CDS encoding VOC family protein, giving the protein MTENLYAEALGKEQVNVRGKTLALHHIGIVVQSISTGWNLYSGMGFEAATPIYHDPIQKVRVQFINSGSNVLIELVEPAEPDSPVSNFLKKRGPGFHHLCYLVDDINASCEYVREQGGIITCTPVPAVAFQGKHIAFVYWHGTIIEFLEQGGNN; this is encoded by the coding sequence ATGACTGAAAATTTGTATGCTGAGGCTCTTGGGAAAGAACAAGTTAATGTACGGGGCAAAACTCTCGCCCTGCATCACATAGGTATAGTTGTTCAAAGCATTAGTACTGGTTGGAACTTATACTCAGGAATGGGTTTTGAGGCTGCAACCCCTATCTACCACGACCCCATTCAAAAAGTTCGGGTTCAGTTTATCAATTCCGGGTCAAATGTCTTAATTGAACTTGTGGAACCTGCGGAACCAGATAGTCCAGTTTCCAATTTTCTCAAGAAGCGCGGTCCGGGGTTTCATCACCTTTGCTACCTGGTTGATGACATTAACGCTAGCTGTGAGTATGTGCGAGAACAAGGAGGAATTATTACTTGTACTCCAGTTCCAGCCGTTGCCTTCCAAGGTAAGCATATCGCTTTTGTTTACTGGCATGGCACTATTATCGAATTTTTGGAACAAGGAGGAAATAATTAG
- a CDS encoding glycosyltransferase family 4 protein: MYADMNSSKKVILHIITGLSIGGAEMMLYKLLSKTNRMRFEPIVVSLMDRGALGDRIAALDIPVHTIDMKTGIPTPAALWRLVHIVRQIKPDLIQGWMYHGILAAQVSVIFSSYKIPVVWNIHHSIYSLALEKKLSAAIIRLSAWLSKLPSKIVFVSQISQKQHEALGYHRENSCVIPNGSDLSVFKPSFEARLSVREELSLPEKTFLIGLICRYHPMKDHANFLRAAAILLKDYPDTHFLLAGTGVDKENQELRQLIKDLSICHQTHLLGERIDIPRLSAALDIASSASAYGEAFPMILGEAMACGVPCVVTDVGDSGWIVSNTGRVVPPKNPEALARAWKELIELDSEAREAISKAARDRIIKSFSLETVVTEYENLYENILTKQNLKEFLIPQYSSVKDI, encoded by the coding sequence GTGTACGCTGATATGAATTCAAGTAAAAAAGTTATATTGCATATCATTACTGGACTTTCAATTGGTGGTGCAGAAATGATGCTTTACAAGTTACTATCTAAAACCAACAGAATGCGATTTGAGCCAATTGTAGTTTCTTTGATGGATCGTGGTGCTTTAGGCGATCGCATCGCCGCCTTAGACATACCTGTTCACACGATTGATATGAAAACAGGAATACCTACACCAGCAGCATTATGGCGATTAGTTCATATAGTTCGTCAAATCAAACCCGATTTGATTCAAGGCTGGATGTATCACGGTATTTTAGCAGCACAGGTATCTGTTATTTTTTCCTCATATAAAATACCTGTTGTTTGGAATATTCATCATTCTATTTACTCACTGGCTTTAGAAAAAAAATTGTCAGCAGCTATTATTAGATTGTCGGCTTGGCTTTCTAAATTGCCTAGCAAGATTGTTTTTGTTTCTCAGATTAGTCAAAAACAGCATGAAGCATTAGGTTATCACCGTGAGAATAGCTGTGTGATTCCAAATGGCTCTGATCTTTCGGTATTTAAGCCATCATTTGAAGCTAGATTAAGCGTTCGAGAAGAGCTTAGTTTACCAGAAAAAACTTTTTTGATTGGATTGATTTGTCGTTATCATCCAATGAAAGACCATGCTAATTTTTTGCGTGCTGCTGCAATTTTGTTAAAAGACTATCCAGATACACACTTTCTTTTGGCTGGAACAGGAGTCGATAAAGAAAATCAGGAATTGCGTCAGTTAATTAAAGACCTCTCAATTTGTCATCAAACACATCTGCTAGGAGAGCGCATTGATATACCCCGCCTCAGTGCTGCTCTAGATATTGCTTCTTCTGCTTCTGCATATGGTGAAGCATTTCCTATGATCTTAGGGGAAGCGATGGCTTGTGGTGTACCTTGCGTGGTAACAGACGTGGGAGATTCAGGTTGGATTGTCAGTAATACTGGACGGGTTGTACCTCCAAAGAATCCAGAAGCCTTAGCTCGCGCCTGGAAAGAGTTAATCGAACTAGATTCGGAGGCTAGAGAAGCCATAAGTAAAGCAGCACGAGACAGAATCATTAAATCCTTTTCTTTAGAAACTGTTGTCACTGAATATGAGAATTTGTACGAAAATATCTTGACTAAACAAAATTTGAAAGAATTTCTTATACCTCAATACAGTTCAGTTAAGGATATTTAG
- a CDS encoding FkbM family methyltransferase, giving the protein MNQLKFFCRSILDVLNQNVLTNKVLLKLARAGWLPKFIWKRLPVEKTFIISLPAQKSFQYSSTSDDYVGNALFWRGLSSWEPETIEVFYKLAQKSNLVLDIGANTGLFTMLALSANPNSQVLSFEPVPNTYKQLVSHVKRNGWEERCQIYNKAVSNIVGETKFHVPFNDVPLSASLNLQGFRGQEGVIIDIPVTTIDDVCSKSGKIDLIKLDVEGFEDKVLEGMEQVLSNSSPTIIVECNPDGPVLAVENILSKFGYHFFHLRTEGPVAMDKIVPDQKQLYRNFLCTPHKDWEKIG; this is encoded by the coding sequence GTGAATCAACTTAAATTTTTTTGCAGATCAATACTAGATGTACTTAATCAAAATGTTTTAACTAATAAAGTTTTGTTAAAACTTGCCAGAGCAGGATGGCTACCTAAATTTATCTGGAAGCGTTTACCTGTCGAGAAAACATTTATCATCTCGCTGCCCGCTCAAAAAAGTTTCCAATATTCATCTACTTCCGATGATTATGTCGGTAATGCTCTTTTTTGGCGTGGTCTGTCCTCGTGGGAACCAGAAACAATTGAAGTTTTTTATAAATTGGCTCAAAAATCTAACTTAGTTTTGGATATTGGTGCTAACACTGGATTATTCACAATGCTGGCATTGTCTGCAAATCCAAATTCACAAGTGCTTTCGTTTGAGCCTGTTCCAAATACTTATAAGCAATTGGTTTCTCATGTGAAGAGAAATGGGTGGGAAGAACGCTGTCAGATTTACAACAAGGCTGTCTCGAATATTGTGGGTGAAACAAAGTTTCATGTTCCCTTTAACGATGTACCATTATCTGCTAGCCTTAATCTCCAAGGTTTTAGAGGTCAAGAAGGTGTGATTATTGATATTCCAGTGACAACTATCGACGACGTTTGCTCAAAATCTGGAAAGATTGACTTAATCAAACTTGATGTAGAAGGATTTGAGGATAAAGTGTTAGAAGGTATGGAGCAAGTTTTATCCAATTCATCTCCAACCATAATTGTTGAATGTAATCCTGATGGTCCAGTTCTTGCTGTAGAGAATATTCTGTCAAAGTTTGGTTATCACTTTTTTCATTTGCGTACAGAAGGTCCAGTAGCTATGGATAAGATTGTTCCCGATCAAAAGCAACTGTATCGAAATTTTTTGTGTACTCCTCATAAGGACTGGGAGAAAATAGGATAA
- a CDS encoding DUF4832 domain-containing protein — translation MIKSRNIQKSSKDRSKKYLVSMFIIATMVFSCAAIACKPSTKKAIVYQGSDEIFPNPERGFMAKSSPVGNVPAPPLKLSDLQKLKERNITLVRRIYLIEEFRHKPMSESFLNMISEDFATARKAGVKLIIRFTYNWRGGGDDAPKERILSHLEQLRPIFKANYNAIAYMEAGFIGYWGEWSNISTYGLRENPEARREILFKALSVLPPERMVSLRYAPYKRDAFNNENPLTPKEAFNASFRARTGAHNDCFLADIDDWGTYNSIDPQEVDRQKSFLNLDNRFVVQGGEVCNPSPYDDCPNALQELARMRWSVLNADVYDGREILQDWETQGCMADIKRRLGYRFRLLKSEIPEKVKSGDTFSMKFEIINDGWASPYNPRAVEIVLRNSETGNEYYLPVKEDPRMWMPDETKIVEIVSGIPESVPLGKYQVFLNLADPSPKLNKRPEYSIRLANEDVWEETTGYNSLLTSVVVEQNSGKSGYSGNTFFRRRN, via the coding sequence ATGATAAAATCAAGAAACATACAAAAAAGCAGTAAAGACCGTTCAAAAAAATATTTAGTTTCAATGTTTATTATTGCAACTATGGTTTTCTCTTGTGCAGCAATAGCTTGTAAACCATCTACCAAAAAAGCCATAGTGTATCAAGGTAGCGATGAAATTTTTCCTAATCCTGAAAGAGGATTTATGGCTAAATCGAGTCCAGTGGGGAATGTTCCTGCTCCTCCCTTAAAGCTTTCTGATTTACAAAAGCTAAAAGAGCGAAATATAACGTTAGTCCGTCGTATTTATCTGATTGAAGAATTTAGGCATAAACCGATGTCGGAGTCTTTTTTGAACATGATATCAGAAGACTTTGCAACCGCTCGCAAAGCCGGGGTTAAACTGATTATCCGGTTCACTTACAATTGGCGGGGAGGTGGAGACGATGCTCCTAAGGAGAGAATACTCTCTCATCTTGAGCAATTGCGGCCAATTTTTAAAGCTAACTACAATGCAATTGCCTATATGGAGGCGGGTTTTATTGGCTATTGGGGAGAGTGGTCTAATATATCTACATACGGGTTGCGCGAAAACCCTGAGGCTAGACGAGAAATCTTGTTTAAAGCCCTATCCGTTTTGCCGCCTGAACGGATGGTTTCGCTACGATACGCACCTTATAAAAGGGATGCATTTAATAATGAGAACCCTCTCACCCCTAAAGAAGCTTTCAATGCATCTTTTCGTGCGAGAACTGGTGCTCATAACGATTGTTTTTTAGCCGATATTGATGATTGGGGTACGTATAACAGTATCGATCCGCAGGAAGTGGACAGACAAAAGAGCTTTTTAAATCTTGATAATCGATTTGTGGTTCAAGGTGGCGAAGTTTGCAATCCCAGCCCATATGACGATTGTCCCAATGCTTTACAAGAACTAGCACGAATGCGCTGGAGTGTATTAAACGCGGACGTATATGACGGAAGAGAAATATTACAAGATTGGGAAACTCAAGGCTGCATGGCAGACATTAAACGCCGTTTAGGCTACCGCTTTCGTCTTCTCAAGTCAGAAATTCCAGAGAAAGTCAAATCAGGCGATACTTTTTCTATGAAATTTGAAATTATCAATGATGGTTGGGCTAGCCCCTACAATCCACGCGCAGTCGAAATCGTTTTACGTAACAGTGAAACAGGAAATGAATATTATTTGCCTGTAAAAGAAGATCCACGGATGTGGATGCCTGATGAGACCAAGATAGTAGAGATTGTAAGCGGTATTCCCGAATCCGTACCTCTAGGAAAATATCAAGTTTTCTTAAACCTCGCCGATCCATCTCCCAAATTAAATAAACGCCCAGAGTATTCCATCAGGCTTGCTAATGAAGATGTTTGGGAAGAAACCACAGGTTATAACTCCTTGTTGACTAGCGTTGTAGTTGAGCAAAACTCAGGAAAAAGCGGGTATTCAGGAAATACTTTTTTTAGGCGTCGTAACTAA
- a CDS encoding glycosyltransferase family 4 protein: MTKAMRLTLVISSLAGGGAERAVVLLAEGFLKKGHQVSVVTLFGEQADFYKLPSNVQRVALNIASNSPTLIHGLWNNVYRIWILRRAICSFQPDLVISFLNRPNILTLLALIKSEYPVIVSEQNNPHMSSSGSWWDKLRRITYPTSAKIVSTSKGVDNCFDWLPKTKRAVIYNPLAHVQGEASKTNLPKDADPEKKWVIAMGRLTYQKGFDILLSAFQKIARQHLDWQLIILGEGENRSDLEKLRETLGLTHQVFLPGLLSNPFPVLRQSKLFVLSSRFEGFGNVLIEAMACGLPVISTDCPSGPREIIREGVDGILVPNEDVSSLATAMDRLMSNEQDRKRLAAEAPSGAERFKLEKIIGMWEDLFDEVLNNKANNNRSLKRTAVAKSY; this comes from the coding sequence ATGACAAAAGCAATGCGATTAACCTTGGTAATTTCATCTCTTGCAGGCGGTGGTGCTGAGCGTGCTGTGGTTTTGCTAGCTGAAGGTTTTTTAAAAAAAGGGCATCAAGTTTCAGTAGTTACGCTCTTTGGTGAACAAGCTGATTTCTACAAACTACCCAGCAATGTTCAAAGAGTAGCTTTGAACATTGCAAGTAACTCACCAACACTAATTCATGGTTTATGGAATAATGTTTATCGAATTTGGATATTGAGAAGGGCGATTTGCTCATTTCAGCCTGACCTAGTTATTTCTTTTCTAAATCGACCAAATATATTGACATTGCTTGCACTAATAAAGTCAGAATATCCAGTTATAGTTAGCGAGCAAAATAATCCCCATATGAGTTCAAGCGGAAGCTGGTGGGATAAGTTACGACGTATAACCTATCCGACATCTGCTAAAATAGTGAGCACAAGTAAAGGAGTTGATAATTGTTTTGATTGGTTGCCAAAAACGAAAAGAGCAGTTATCTATAATCCATTAGCCCATGTTCAAGGTGAAGCAAGTAAGACCAACTTGCCTAAAGATGCCGATCCAGAAAAGAAATGGGTGATTGCTATGGGTCGATTGACTTATCAAAAAGGTTTTGATATTTTATTATCCGCCTTCCAAAAAATTGCCCGACAACATTTAGATTGGCAACTTATAATATTAGGAGAAGGAGAAAATCGTTCCGATCTTGAGAAACTTAGAGAAACTTTAGGTTTAACTCATCAGGTCTTTCTACCAGGGCTGTTAAGCAATCCCTTTCCTGTATTAAGACAGTCCAAGCTTTTTGTGTTGTCTTCCCGTTTTGAAGGTTTTGGGAATGTTTTAATCGAAGCAATGGCATGTGGGTTACCAGTCATTTCTACCGATTGCCCTAGTGGACCAAGAGAAATTATCCGTGAAGGTGTAGATGGGATTTTAGTCCCAAATGAAGATGTATCATCATTAGCTACTGCAATGGATCGTTTGATGTCTAACGAGCAAGATCGGAAACGTTTAGCTGCCGAGGCTCCTTCTGGGGCGGAACGTTTTAAGCTAGAAAAGATAATAGGTATGTGGGAAGACTTATTTGATGAAGTTTTAAATAACAAAGCAAATAATAATAGAAGTCTCAAAAGAACGGCTGTAGCCAAATCCTATTAA
- a CDS encoding glycosyltransferase, which translates to MKRIAFFIPTLHGGGAERVTLNLLNGMLGLNVSLDLVIASAEGPYLNNIPKQVRVVNLEVGRVIKALLPLSRYLQQHKPCALVSHMSHANVVAVLAKRLARTKTKLVLVEHNTLSVEQSKLFRARFVPMFMKWLYPNADAIVGVSKGVAEDLQVQLGLAAGKVGVIYNPVVDNELLKKAKAPLDHPWFQEGAPPVFLAVGRLTEQKDFPTLIQAFALLRKQRLARLLILGEGECRTELERMIHLLGIADDVSLPGFVENPYAYMFNASAFILSSRWEGLPTVLIEAMACGSPVISTDCPSGPKEILEAGKYGNLVSVGDTAELSKAMLKVLDAPVNRDFSVKQAMNFSVEQAASKYLALVGYT; encoded by the coding sequence ATGAAACGCATTGCTTTCTTTATTCCTACTTTACATGGCGGTGGTGCAGAACGTGTCACACTGAATTTACTCAATGGTATGTTAGGTCTCAATGTGTCTTTAGACTTAGTCATAGCTAGTGCAGAAGGACCGTATTTGAATAACATACCCAAGCAAGTGCGTGTCGTGAACTTAGAGGTGGGACGAGTCATAAAAGCTTTACTGCCTTTGTCTCGTTATTTACAACAACACAAACCATGTGCGCTAGTGTCACATATGAGTCATGCAAACGTAGTAGCAGTGTTAGCTAAAAGACTTGCTCGCACAAAAACCAAATTGGTGTTGGTAGAACACAACACCTTATCAGTCGAGCAATCAAAATTATTCCGGGCTAGATTTGTACCGATGTTTATGAAATGGCTTTATCCGAATGCAGATGCTATTGTGGGAGTTTCTAAAGGTGTAGCCGAAGATTTACAAGTACAACTGGGTCTTGCAGCAGGAAAGGTTGGTGTCATCTACAATCCAGTTGTTGATAATGAGTTGCTGAAGAAAGCAAAAGCTCCTCTAGACCATCCCTGGTTTCAGGAAGGAGCGCCCCCCGTCTTTTTGGCTGTCGGACGGTTAACAGAACAAAAAGATTTCCCAACTTTAATTCAAGCTTTTGCACTACTTAGAAAACAAAGATTGGCTCGATTACTGATTTTAGGTGAAGGAGAATGCCGGACTGAACTAGAAAGAATGATTCATCTGTTGGGAATCGCTGATGATGTTTCCCTGCCTGGTTTTGTTGAAAACCCTTATGCGTATATGTTCAACGCTAGTGCATTTATACTTTCCTCTCGCTGGGAAGGTTTACCAACTGTATTAATTGAGGCTATGGCTTGTGGTTCTCCAGTAATTTCGACAGATTGCCCTAGCGGACCAAAAGAAATTTTAGAAGCCGGAAAATATGGGAATTTGGTATCGGTTGGGGATACAGCAGAACTGTCAAAAGCAATGTTAAAAGTGTTGGATGCTCCTGTGAATCGCGATTTTTCAGTAAAGCAGGCAATGAATTTTTCTGTTGAACAAGCAGCCTCGAAATATTTGGCGCTTGTAGGCTATACCTAA
- a CDS encoding glycosyltransferase family 4 protein: protein MKILQLCAIGATAKILLLPQINYFLSQNLSVEIACSLDSDVEELQKQGYIVHPIQIDRRISPISNLKSIYQLMKLMRQHQYDLVHVHTPIAAVLGRVAAKLAGIKRIVYTSHGFPFHDLSPPSQYLFYFTVEKICANFTDLILSQNYEDTATAQKFGLCQPEKICYLGNGIDIHRFNRDRLDSTHQKELRKSLGIPETADLVIGTIGRLTRKKGSGYLIEATAKLLPQFPNLHVVIIGGQLNTDPEPFQKELMERIHTQGLENRVTLTGDRQDIPEILGLLDIFTLPTYFNEGLPRSILEAMSMSLPIVATDVRGCREAVVHGRTGLIVPPKNSEKLAEALGTLLAKPELRQAYGKASRERVEAEYDEEMVFQRLMKFYQELGILLP, encoded by the coding sequence ATGAAAATCCTTCAGCTTTGTGCCATCGGAGCAACTGCCAAAATACTTTTGCTACCTCAAATCAATTACTTTTTGTCTCAAAATTTATCAGTAGAAATCGCTTGCTCCCTAGACTCAGATGTTGAAGAATTACAAAAACAAGGATATATAGTCCACCCAATTCAAATTGACCGTCGGATTTCTCCCATATCAAACTTGAAGAGTATTTATCAACTGATGAAGTTAATGCGACAGCATCAGTATGACTTGGTTCATGTACACACACCAATCGCTGCTGTGTTGGGTCGTGTTGCTGCAAAACTAGCTGGAATCAAACGCATTGTCTATACTAGCCACGGTTTTCCCTTCCACGATCTATCTCCTCCCAGTCAATACCTTTTTTACTTCACAGTTGAAAAAATTTGTGCTAACTTCACTGACCTCATTCTCAGTCAAAATTATGAAGATACTGCCACCGCTCAGAAATTTGGTCTTTGTCAACCAGAGAAAATCTGTTACCTTGGCAATGGTATAGATATTCATCGCTTCAATCGCGATCGCCTTGATTCAACTCACCAAAAGGAATTACGCAAATCCTTAGGTATCCCAGAAACTGCTGACTTGGTAATTGGCACAATTGGGCGTTTAACTCGGAAGAAAGGGAGTGGATATCTGATTGAAGCAACAGCGAAGCTACTCCCTCAGTTTCCTAATTTGCACGTTGTGATAATTGGCGGTCAACTGAACACTGACCCTGAACCTTTCCAGAAAGAACTTATGGAAAGAATTCACACTCAAGGGTTAGAGAATCGTGTTACCCTCACGGGCGATCGCCAAGATATTCCAGAGATTTTAGGTCTTTTAGACATCTTTACGCTGCCTACTTATTTTAATGAAGGATTACCGCGCTCTATCTTGGAAGCAATGTCAATGAGTTTACCAATTGTCGCCACAGATGTTCGAGGATGTCGAGAAGCCGTCGTGCATGGAAGAACAGGCTTAATTGTGCCACCTAAAAATAGTGAAAAGTTAGCTGAGGCTTTGGGAACATTACTAGCTAAACCTGAATTGCGACAAGCTTATGGCAAAGCAAGCCGCGAGCGCGTGGAAGCTGAATATGATGAAGAAATGGTATTTCAACGGCTGATGAAATTTTATCAAGAGTTAGGAATTTTATTGCCATAA